The DNA segment AAAAAAGAATAAAATATTATGGACATTGGATATAAAAGCAGGTAAGATTTATCAAATGGGTCAGATGGGTTTAATAAAAGAACAAGATTATTATCGTCAGCCACTAAACTTTTATTTTGAAAATACCTATGAAAACAAAGCTTAGCAAGAAAAGACTGTAAGGTAAAATACGTTGACAAAGGGTTCATTCACTAGTATAATAATCCTTGTTGCTTTAGGAGTGATGTAAAATGAAATGGTCATTAAACGAATTGCAAAAATACCGCAATGAGCCTTTAGTTTTCTCGGAAACTGTTGACTTAAAAAAAACGTTGATGAATCGAGAAAAGGAATTAATGGATGTTTCTCCGATTAATTTAGAAGGAACACTCATTGTTCATGAAAAAGAAATCTTGCTTCATATGGTTGTTTCATTAGATGTGACACTACCCTCTGCAAGATCACTAAAACCAGTTTTGTTCCCTATGTCAATTGGAATAGATGAAATATATATTCCGCCTTCTGCTACTCCTGGATCTAAAATAGATAATGAGGAAGAAACTGTCATTCTTTTAGATAAAGATATGATTGATTTAACTGAAGCTATTACGGATGCAGTTTTGTTAAATCTTCCATTGCAAGTCTTTACGCAAGAGGAGATAGAAGGACAAGAAATGCCTAGTGGAAATGATTGGCTGGTCGTTTCTGAAGATGAATACACTTCAGATTTGGAAACACAGAAATCAGAAACTGAGGATCCGCGTTTTGCTGGTTTGAAAGATTTGTTTAAAGATGAATCTGATAATCAGAAATAAGTATGTATTATAGGCTTCTTTTAGCACAAATTTGTGTAGAGAAGCAATTTTTAAGGAGGTGTAAGGAATGGCAGTACCAGCAAGAAGAACATCAAAAGCTAAGAAAAACAGACGTCGTACTCATTATAAATTAGAAGTTCCAGGTATGAACGCATGCCCTAACTGTGGCGAATTGAAAAAAAGCCATCACGTTTGTGCATCATGTGGACATTACGATGGTAAAGAAGTAATCAGCAAAGAAGCTTAATTTTTTTGCACATTTCATCATGAGATGATTTGAAAACCCTTATTGAGACCATGGCTCAATGGGGGTTTTTTGATTTTTAAACTAGTACTTAATTGGGAGTATACAAAAAGCTGAAATTAAGTTAAATTTAAAAAGAGAATTTTTTATGATAATGTAGTTTAATAAGCAGTCAGATATTAATGCATATACATATTTAAAAGGTGGGATGAAATGGAGTCCGAAACTTCTTTAGTAATAGGAAAACTGATGCTGTACTGTTTGCCGCTCGTTTTATTGCTTTTTTTCAGTAAGAAAACGCAACGTCATTTTAAAAGGCAACATTCAGCTGTTAAGTTACCAGATCTGCTGGTTCCTTTTTTAATTTTAGGTATTCATATTCTTAGCGAGTTAACCTATGGATTTTCTGTAATTCCATATTTTTTAATTTTTATATTTAGTTTAGGGATTATCCTACTTTTGGTTATTGCGGCAAAAAAGGGCGAGATTTTATATGAAAGTTTTTTTAAAACGTATTGGCGATTTGTTTTTATCAGTTCTATATTAACTTATTACAGTTTGGTTACAGCTAATATAATAATGACTTGAAAAAGACTTAAAAAAACTGAGCCACTAAAAAAAATGTTGTTAGTTTAAATTATGGGAATAATAGATTAAATAGAAAATTTATTTTTTGAAACGATTTTAAGATTGAATAGGCAATAAAAAAGCGAAAGAGAGACAATTTTGTCTCTCTTTCGCTTTTTTATTTGAAGTAATTTGGGGAAATTCCCCACTAAAAATTCATCATAGGAATAGAAATAGGTAACTGTTTAAAACTAATCAAGCTGTAACGAAAAAGATTTATGTCTTTTTTTGAATAAATGTGGAGGAAAGTGGGGCATTGTGGTAGACTAAAAATATCTAATTGGAGTTTGGGGTGAGACAGCTATGTTATTGGGTGAACACAAGCACAACATTGATGCCAAAGGTCGTTTAATCATGCCATCAAAGTTTCGATCTGATTTAGGTGAGAAATTTATTCTTACTCGTGGATTAGATGGATGTTTATTTGGATATCCGCAAGAATCATGGTCTGCTCTTGAAGAAAAGCTCAAACAACTCCCGTTAGCAAAGAAAGAAGCTCGTGCTTTTACCAGATTCTTTTACTCAGCAGCTGTTGAATGTGAAATAGATAAACAAGGAAGAATCAATATTCCTCAAACTTTAAGAGAACATGCAAAATTAGAAAAAGTTTGCCATGTTGTTGGAGTCTCTGAACGAATTGAAATTTGGGGAGAAACAAGATGGAACCAAGTTTCCCAAGAAGCTGAAGAGATGTTTGATAGTATTGCTGAAGATATGATTGATTTTGGATTCTAGTAATTTACCAATTTAAAATAAAAAAAGATAAATAAACTAGTAAGTTAGGTAGGCGAAAAAAATGACAGCATTTAATCATGAAACAGTCTTATTGCGCGAAACAGTTGATGGGCTGTCGTTATCCCCAGAAGGTATTTATGTTGATTGTACTTTAGGCGGAGCGGGTCATAGTGAATATTTACTATCACAATTAGATGAGAACGGGCATTTATTTGCTTTTGACCAAGACGAGCGTGCAATTGAAAACGCAAAAGTCCGGTTAGCTGAATATGTTGAAAAAGGTATGGTTACTTTTATTAAAGCAAATTTCAGGAATATTAAAGAAGAGTTAACTGAACGTGGAATAAACGAAGTAGATGGAATTTTATATGATTTAGGAGTATCTTCTCCACAGTTAGATGAAGCAGAACGTGGCTTTAGTTATCACCAAGATGCGCCTTTAGATATGCGGATGGATACAGATGCTCCATTAACGGCAAAAGATGTCGTTAATGAATGGTCTTACCATGATTTGATTAGAATTTTCTACCGTTATGGAGAAGAAAAATTTTCAAAACAAATTGCTCGTAAAATTGAAGCTGCTAGAGAAATTAAACCTATTGAAACAACTAGTGAATTAGTTGAACTCATTAAATCAGGAATACCTGCACCAGCTAGAAGAAAAGGCGGCCATCCAGCAAAACGAGTTTTTCAAGCGATACGAATTGCCGTTAATGATGAGTTGTCTTCAGTAGAAGATTCGTTAGAACAAGCGATTGAGTTATTGGCAATAGGCGGGCGGATCAGCGTGATTTCTTTTCATTCATTAGAGGATCGAATCGTTAAAACTATCTTTAAGGATCACTCTAAAGGACCTGA comes from the Carnobacterium sp. 17-4 genome and includes:
- a CDS encoding YceD family protein, giving the protein MKWSLNELQKYRNEPLVFSETVDLKKTLMNREKELMDVSPINLEGTLIVHEKEILLHMVVSLDVTLPSARSLKPVLFPMSIGIDEIYIPPSATPGSKIDNEEETVILLDKDMIDLTEAITDAVLLNLPLQVFTQEEIEGQEMPSGNDWLVVSEDEYTSDLETQKSETEDPRFAGLKDLFKDESDNQK
- the rpmF gene encoding 50S ribosomal protein L32, giving the protein MAVPARRTSKAKKNRRRTHYKLEVPGMNACPNCGELKKSHHVCASCGHYDGKEVISKEA
- a CDS encoding DUF3397 domain-containing protein, which codes for MESETSLVIGKLMLYCLPLVLLLFFSKKTQRHFKRQHSAVKLPDLLVPFLILGIHILSELTYGFSVIPYFLIFIFSLGIILLLVIAAKKGEILYESFFKTYWRFVFISSILTYYSLVTANIIMT
- the mraZ gene encoding division/cell wall cluster transcriptional repressor MraZ; amino-acid sequence: MLLGEHKHNIDAKGRLIMPSKFRSDLGEKFILTRGLDGCLFGYPQESWSALEEKLKQLPLAKKEARAFTRFFYSAAVECEIDKQGRINIPQTLREHAKLEKVCHVVGVSERIEIWGETRWNQVSQEAEEMFDSIAEDMIDFGF
- the rsmH gene encoding 16S rRNA (cytosine(1402)-N(4))-methyltransferase RsmH, whose protein sequence is MTAFNHETVLLRETVDGLSLSPEGIYVDCTLGGAGHSEYLLSQLDENGHLFAFDQDERAIENAKVRLAEYVEKGMVTFIKANFRNIKEELTERGINEVDGILYDLGVSSPQLDEAERGFSYHQDAPLDMRMDTDAPLTAKDVVNEWSYHDLIRIFYRYGEEKFSKQIARKIEAAREIKPIETTSELVELIKSGIPAPARRKGGHPAKRVFQAIRIAVNDELSSVEDSLEQAIELLAIGGRISVISFHSLEDRIVKTIFKDHSKGPELPRGLPVIPDGFLPELKLITRKPILPSEEELAVNNRSRSAKLRIAEKQTKVN